From Mannheimia pernigra, one genomic window encodes:
- a CDS encoding tetratricopeptide repeat protein, whose amino-acid sequence MKLILYSLLFAVSTFAHSSACDKYKVKQDYINHFDCVSELAESGYAPSQLILGVAYEFGEGVQQNLNMAKHYYGLACDKGHQKGCANYARLNEQSIK is encoded by the coding sequence ATGAAATTAATTTTATATTCACTCTTATTCGCAGTTTCAACATTCGCTCACAGTTCAGCTTGTGATAAATATAAGGTAAAGCAAGACTATATTAATCATTTCGATTGTGTTAGCGAACTTGCCGAATCAGGCTATGCTCCAAGTCAGTTAATTTTAGGCGTGGCTTATGAATTTGGTGAAGGTGTTCAACAAAATCTCAATATGGCAAAGCACTATTATGGTTTAGCTTGCGATAAAGGGCATCAGAAAGGCTGTGCCAATTATGCGAGATTAAATGAACAAAGCATAAAATAG